A stretch of Arctopsyche grandis isolate Sample6627 chromosome 9, ASM5162203v2, whole genome shotgun sequence DNA encodes these proteins:
- the LOC143917347 gene encoding uncharacterized protein LOC143917347 — MSRTLVCNDTIESPDTNIFNVQKLCQLFSPEKENEGPSNYSSKKDHEDRNSYLRKALDVIVKNKENEKKEPYKNFPDVVATIKLTHPHLETQRIGEAPVRSEERQQPEKVNDLYEEEDKPAYPLKAFQSSERTLKYMTDEDILEKVDNLSDEDASCNSPEEFQSSEKALPHVTDEAVIDTDRKFSDILDIVHDLREDINGIFEPTDSPQSTVKAPQLPIKAPQLPVSAPQLPVRAPQLPVRAPPFVTDEAMAGISKMLSDILDNDLHEDEKKAFDPPKVLQLPVRAPQLPVRAPQMPVRAPHLPVRAPNLPVRASQLPVRALQLPVRVPQSPMRAPSYVTDKAMADISKKLSDILENVDESHQDEDKSCDPPKAAQSKEIEPLNAIDEFMINVNKKLSVILEEVDDLHEDEVRPFNPPKAPQSLERAPQSLKKAPQSLKKAQPDTIDEFMAEVNKKLLDYLEKVEKVENDSHEDENDPFDSPESPEGALPYVTNEALNAINKEISDIFENDERIENESKIQDLSVDKDTTWTRVNRKNRFGRKAKLAHRFIMCENSFVPWDTFEKMYPNNSNELIRPVEDSDINKNDIIRKYILTSYNTKNFRNKSMPKSDIKKTVKSDVYDMIRYQRIRNEIFQCIENTETDESVDAICFIPIVIAEEIDPFIITPDIVEIDPPEIFTAQVDYSQSIFETTNLNLDYKYQPPKDGFNVSECLGRLFGGDESKLKFTTRSQMADKNPIAAEIKPNPILNDIMGFNLKQLNPSLQALSLIGNKYYSRVQEMAVRYIHDSNNAMRSQKYSTRSNSHANYTHFPQLKRDSSRYGLLPSQNVSKLANSIYSLQATSITPASSTVVTNGGLLSETTCVYCRSNENYYQYHKTHRVKDIYNRVTCPILRRTVCPICSATGDNAHPSMYCPYGRNRILG; from the exons ATGTCTCGTACACTCGTATGCAATG atacaattgaatCTCCAGatacaaatattttcaatgtgcAAAAATTGTGCCAGTTATTCTCACCGGAGAAGGAAAATGAGGGTCCATCAAATTATTCATCCAAAAAAGACCATGAGGATCGGAATTCGTATTTACGAAAAGCTCTGGatgtaatagtaaaaaataaggaaaatgaaaaaaaggaaCCATACAAAAATTTTCCAGACGTAGTCGCTACAATCAAGTTAACTCATCCTCATTTAGAGACACAGAGGATTGGTGAAGCTCCGGTCCGGTCCGAAGAACGTCAGCAACCGGAAAAAGTCAATGATTTATATGAGGAAGAAGACAAACCGGCTTACCCTCTGAAGGCATTCCAGTCATCAGAAAGGACATTGAAATATATGACGGATGAAGACATTCTAGAAAAAGTtgataatttatctgatgaagACGCATCGTGTAATTCACCGGAGGAGTTCCAGTCATCGGAGAAGGCATTGCCACATGTGACAGATGAAGCCGTGATTGATACCGACAGAAAGTTTTCAGACATTCTAGATATAGTCCATGATTTACGTGAAGATATAAACGGAATATTTGAACCAACGGACTCACCACAGTCGACAGTGAAGGCACCCCAGTTGCCAATAAAGGCACCCCAGTTGCCAGTGAGCGCACCCCAGTTACCAGTGAGGGCACCCCAATTGCCAGTGAGGGCACCGCCATTTGTGACTGATGAAGCCATGGCTGGTATCAGTAAGATGCTTTCAGATATTCTAGATAATGATTTACATGAAGACGAAAAAAAAGCCTTTGACCCACCGAAAGTACTACAGTTGCCAGTGAGGGCACCCCAGTTGCCAGTAAGGGcaccccagatgccagtgagggCACCCCACTTGCCAGTGAGGGCACCAAACTTGCCAGTGAGGGCATCTCAGTTGCCAGTGAGGGCACTCCAGTTGCCTGTGAGGGTTCCCCAGTCGCCGATGAGGGCACCATCATATGTGACCGATAAAGCCATGGCTGATATCAGTAAGAAGCTTTCAGATATTCTAGAAAATGTCGATGAATCGCACCAAGATGAAGATAAATCATGTGACCCACCGAAGGCTGCTCAGTCGAAGGAGATTGAACCGCTAAATGCGATTGATGAATTCATGATCAATGTCAATAAGAAGCTTTCAGTTATTCTAGAAGAAGTCGATGACTTACATGAAGATGAAGTCAGACCGTTTAACCCACCGAAGGCACCCCAGTCGCTGGAGAGGGCACCCCAGTCGCTGAAGAAGGCACCCCAGTCGCTGAAGAAGGCACAGCCAGATACGATCGACGAATTCATGGCCGAAGTCAATAAGAAGCTTTTAGATTATCTAGAAAAAGTCGAAAAAGTAGAAAACGATTCGCACGAAGATGAAAACGACCCGTTTGACTCACCCGAGTCGCCGGAGGGAGCACTGCCTTATGTGACGAATGAAGCTTTGAACGCTATCAATAAGGAGATTtcagatatttttgaaaatgacGAACGAATTGAAAATG AGTCTAAAATACAGGATCTGAGTGTGGACAAAGATACTACTTGGACGAGGGTAAATCGGAAAAATAGATTCGGAAGGAAAGCTAAGCTAGCCCATAGATTTATCATGTGTGAAAATTCATTTGTTCCGTGGGATACTTTTGAGAAAATGTACCCTAATAATTCTAATGAGTTGATAAGGCCTG tgGAAGACagtgatataaataaaaacgacaTCATTCGTAAATATATTCTAACGAGTTACAATACCA AAAATTTCCGCAATAAATCAATGCCAAAAAGTGACATTAAAAAAACAGTTAAAAGTGATGTTTATGATATGATTCGATACCAAAGAATACGGAATGAAATTTTTCAGTGCATAGAAAACA CTGAAACTGATGAAAGCGTAGATGCAATCTGTTTTATTCCAATagttatag CGGAGGAGATTGACCCATTCATAATTACACCAGACATTGTCGAAATTGACCCACcag AAATCTTTACTGCACAGGTTGATTATTCACAAAGTATTTTTGAAACTACGAATTTAAATCTGGATTATAAATACCAACCACCGAAAG aCGGTTTTAATGTTTCTGAATGTTTGGGTAGACTTTTTGGAGGCGAcgaatcaaaattgaaatttacaactcGGTCTCAAATGGCAG aTAAAAATCCAATTGCTGCCGAAATCAAACCAAATCCGATATTAAATGATATAATGGGCTTtaatttaaagcaattaaatCCCAGTCTTCAAG CCTTATCATTAATTGGAAATAAGTATTATTCTAGAGTTCAAGAGATGGCCGTTAGGTATATTCatg atTCAAATAATGCGATGAGAAGTCAGAAATATTCCACCAGATCGAATTCTCATGCCAATTACACTCACTTTCCGCAATTAAAGAgag ATTCTTCAAGATACGGACTTTTACCATCGCAAAATGTAAGCAAATTGGCAAATTCCATCTATAGTCTACAAGCAACGTCCATTACCCCCGCGTCATCAACTGTGGTGACCAACGGTGGATTACTATCG GAGACCACTTGCGTCTATTGTCGCAGCAACGAAAATTATTACCAATATCACAAGACGCATAGAGTCAAAGACATTTACAACAGAGTGACTTGTCCAATCCTCCGTCGCACAGTTTGTCCGATTTGTAGTGCAACGGGTGACAATGCACACCCTTCGATGTATTGTCCATATGGTAGAAATCGAATACTTGG ATAA